The Candidatus Methylomirabilota bacterium nucleotide sequence TCGATGCCACCGCGCCGCGGTTGACACCGGCAGAACCGCGTGGCTAGGATGGCGCCGTGACGCGCCCCCAGACTCGCGCGGGCCGACAGGTTCACTGTCCACGCTGCGGAACCGGTCGGGAATGGGCGGGCAATCCGCATCGACCGTTCTGCTCGCTGACGTGTCGTCTGGTCGATCTCAGCGTGTGGCTCGACGAGCGCTACCGCATTCCCGGACCGGAGCTGTCGCCCGACTCGGACTCCGCCGCGCCGGGGAGCCCGACCACCGGATGACCGATCTCTTCGACGATCCGGTCCGGTTCCTCTCCCGCCTCATTCTCCAGATCCCCGCGCTGCTCGTGGCGGTGACCGTGCACGAGCTGGCGCACGCGCTCGTCGCGGACCGGCTCGGCGATCCGACGCCGCGCCGTCTCGGCCGCATCACCCTGAACCCGCTGCCGCACATTGATCCGCTCGGCGCGCTGGCCTTCGTGCTCGCCGGCTTCGGGTGGGCCAAACCGGTGCCGGTGAGCGCTCAGTACCTCCGCCGCCCGATCCGCGACATGGCGTTGG carries:
- the yacG gene encoding DNA gyrase inhibitor YacG, which codes for MTRPQTRAGRQVHCPRCGTGREWAGNPHRPFCSLTCRLVDLSVWLDERYRIPGPELSPDSDSAAPGSPTTG